Proteins co-encoded in one Rhodococcus sp. PAMC28707 genomic window:
- a CDS encoding lipid-transfer protein, with protein sequence MSGLSGKAAIVGIGATDFSKDSGRSELRLAAEAVEAALTDAGLTPADVDGLTSFTMDTNTEIAVARAVGIPNLKFFSRIHYGGGAACATVQQAAMAVATGVADVVVAYRAFNERSGSRFGQVAPHLAAAPTSSGVDAGWAYPQGLGTPASFVAMVARRYMHVYGATSEDFGRVAVADRKHAANNPAAFFYGKPITLEDHQNSRWIAEPLHLLDCCQESDGGIAIVVTSPERAKDLPNPAAVITAAAQGSGPDQYIMTSYYRDAMTGLPEMGLVGDQLWAQSGLTPKDMQTAVLYDHFTPFVLMQLEELGFCKRGEARDFIADGAIELGGRLPLNTHGGQLGEAYIHGMNGIAEGVRQIRGTSVNPVPDVENVLVTAGTGVPTSGLILSRTQ encoded by the coding sequence ATGAGCGGTTTGTCGGGCAAGGCGGCGATCGTTGGAATCGGTGCCACGGATTTCTCCAAGGACTCAGGGCGAAGCGAACTTCGCCTGGCCGCCGAGGCAGTGGAGGCCGCACTGACGGATGCGGGTTTGACGCCCGCCGACGTCGACGGTCTGACGTCGTTCACGATGGATACCAATACCGAGATCGCTGTTGCACGGGCCGTCGGAATCCCGAACCTGAAGTTCTTCAGCCGAATTCATTACGGCGGTGGCGCAGCGTGTGCCACCGTTCAGCAGGCGGCGATGGCAGTTGCCACCGGAGTCGCTGATGTCGTCGTCGCGTATCGGGCATTCAACGAGCGCTCCGGCTCACGCTTCGGTCAGGTTGCTCCGCATCTCGCTGCGGCACCGACATCCTCGGGTGTCGACGCTGGATGGGCGTACCCGCAGGGGCTCGGTACACCCGCGTCGTTCGTGGCGATGGTGGCGCGACGGTACATGCATGTCTACGGCGCGACAAGCGAGGACTTCGGCCGCGTTGCCGTCGCCGACCGTAAACACGCGGCGAACAATCCGGCTGCGTTCTTCTACGGCAAGCCGATCACGTTGGAGGATCACCAGAATTCACGCTGGATAGCCGAACCGCTGCACCTTCTCGATTGCTGCCAGGAGTCCGACGGCGGAATTGCGATCGTCGTGACATCGCCGGAGAGGGCGAAGGACCTGCCCAATCCGGCCGCCGTCATCACTGCGGCAGCGCAGGGAAGTGGCCCGGACCAATACATCATGACCAGCTACTACCGCGATGCGATGACAGGTCTGCCTGAGATGGGTCTGGTCGGAGATCAATTGTGGGCGCAGTCCGGTCTCACCCCGAAGGACATGCAGACGGCGGTCTTGTACGACCACTTCACGCCGTTCGTATTGATGCAGCTCGAAGAACTCGGGTTCTGCAAGCGCGGCGAGGCCCGTGACTTCATCGCCGACGGTGCCATCGAACTCGGCGGACGGCTGCCGCTGAACACTCACGGTGGTCAGCTCGGCGAGGCGTACATCCACGGGATGAACGGAATTGCCGAGGGCGTCAGGCAGATTCGCGGGACTTCGGTCAACCCGGTTCCGGATGTGGAGAATGTGCTCGTTACTGCAGGCACCGGTGTGCCAACCTCGGGGCTCATCCTCTCCCGAACTCAGTAG
- a CDS encoding gluconokinase encodes MGVSGSGKSTVAGVLARTLSWDFQEGDDLHPASNVAKMASGVALTDEDRLPWLDMIADWIRSHTRRGEPGIVTCSALKRSYRGVLAHGSEGQVVFVHLVGTRTQLGDRINVRTDHFMPRELLDSQFSTLEPIGSDENALLVDVGPPAEEIAARIIAELDIRRTD; translated from the coding sequence ATGGGTGTGTCGGGGTCGGGCAAGTCCACAGTGGCCGGCGTCCTTGCGCGAACACTCTCCTGGGACTTCCAGGAAGGCGACGACCTGCATCCGGCGTCGAATGTCGCGAAGATGGCGTCCGGAGTCGCGCTGACCGACGAGGACCGGCTGCCGTGGCTGGACATGATCGCAGACTGGATCAGATCGCATACTCGCCGCGGCGAACCTGGAATCGTCACCTGTTCCGCACTGAAACGGAGCTACCGCGGCGTGCTCGCGCACGGATCCGAAGGGCAGGTCGTCTTCGTTCATCTCGTCGGAACCAGGACGCAACTCGGCGACCGGATTAACGTTCGGACGGACCACTTCATGCCGCGTGAGCTTCTCGATTCCCAATTCTCCACGCTGGAGCCGATCGGATCGGATGAGAATGCACTTCTCGTCGACGTCGGTCCACCTGCTGAAGAGATCGCCGCTCGGATCATCGCCGAACTCGACATTCGCCGGACCGACTGA
- a CDS encoding DUF2637 domain-containing protein, giving the protein MNKVLRVTLVSAVVITTVIGIASFVLSFAALWDLATMAGVPRNLSWLWPVIVDGTILQATISVIALAQFADQRSGRRFFWWVLVIAALVSIGANALHAFTSNTGTLHPALSAAIATVAPVSLLAATHGLGILVRIPSTQPGPVAAVQPEKTAARDVESVGPDLPQSPPIPVVHATPENTDPIAESQRGAEPQGVELSDGIEDVSSAEPLDSVDRWILDGDRIEDLYPVDAP; this is encoded by the coding sequence ATGAACAAGGTCCTGCGTGTGACACTCGTCAGCGCCGTCGTCATCACCACTGTCATCGGCATCGCGTCGTTCGTATTGAGTTTCGCCGCACTGTGGGATTTGGCGACCATGGCCGGAGTGCCACGAAATCTGTCGTGGTTGTGGCCGGTCATCGTCGACGGCACAATCCTGCAGGCCACTATTTCTGTCATCGCACTTGCTCAATTCGCAGATCAGCGTAGCGGCAGACGCTTCTTCTGGTGGGTGCTCGTCATCGCCGCCTTGGTCAGTATCGGCGCAAATGCACTGCACGCCTTCACTTCCAATACTGGAACCCTGCATCCCGCGCTGTCCGCTGCAATCGCCACCGTCGCACCGGTCAGCTTGCTCGCTGCCACCCACGGACTGGGAATACTCGTACGAATCCCGTCGACTCAACCCGGACCGGTCGCCGCCGTGCAACCCGAAAAGACCGCGGCACGAGACGTCGAGTCGGTCGGTCCGGACTTGCCGCAGTCTCCTCCGATTCCCGTCGTCCACGCCACTCCGGAAAATACCGATCCGATAGCCGAATCACAGCGCGGTGCTGAACCACAGGGCGTCGAGTTATCGGACGGCATCGAAGATGTGAGCAGCGCAGAGCCTCTGGACAGTGTCGACAGGTGGATCCTCGACGGGGATCGCATCGAGGACCTCTACCCGGTCGATGCCCCCTGA
- a CDS encoding DUF427 domain-containing protein, with product MSKVMPQVPGPGQESVWDYPRPPRLEHSNRLITVRFGGTLIAETRDAWRVLETSHPPTWYVPRDDVAAEALSPSAARSTHCEWKGAATYWTVHGANSVSDGAAWSYEEPTASFLPITGHLAFSPSRLECEVDGERVTPQEGGFYEGWITSEVVGPFKGIPGSWGW from the coding sequence ATGAGCAAGGTAATGCCGCAGGTTCCCGGCCCAGGGCAAGAATCAGTGTGGGATTATCCGAGACCACCTCGGTTGGAGCATTCGAATCGATTGATCACGGTGCGCTTCGGTGGGACGCTGATCGCCGAGACTCGTGATGCGTGGCGAGTGCTCGAGACTTCGCACCCACCGACCTGGTATGTCCCTCGTGATGATGTTGCCGCCGAGGCGCTCTCGCCCTCCGCTGCCCGCTCGACGCATTGTGAGTGGAAGGGTGCAGCGACGTACTGGACCGTCCACGGTGCCAACTCGGTGAGCGATGGTGCCGCGTGGAGTTACGAGGAGCCGACGGCGTCGTTTCTGCCGATCACCGGGCATCTGGCGTTCTCGCCTTCGCGGTTGGAATGCGAGGTCGACGGCGAACGCGTGACGCCTCAGGAGGGCGGCTTCTACGAAGGCTGGATCACGAGCGAGGTGGTGGGTCCGTTCAAAGGGATCCCCGGTAGCTGGGGTTGGTGA
- the bluB gene encoding 5,6-dimethylbenzimidazole synthase — MNDDDNPMSVYTAIAMRRDVRAEFDGSSVDDEVLQRILSAAHKAPSVGNTQPWDFVVIQNPDTLATFAAHVAQKRRAFADSLPPERKGTFDPIRIEGIETSGTGVVVTYDPTRGGQHILGRASVEDTGLFSAVLAIQNLWLAAISERIGVGWVSFYEEDYLKDLLGIPDPIRPIAWLCVGPVTEFAETPDLERFGWRHRRPLVEAVHYEKFGGA; from the coding sequence ATGAACGATGACGACAATCCGATGTCGGTGTACACGGCCATCGCAATGCGGCGCGACGTGCGCGCAGAGTTCGACGGCAGCTCGGTCGACGACGAGGTATTGCAGCGAATCCTGAGCGCCGCACACAAGGCGCCGAGCGTCGGCAACACCCAACCGTGGGACTTCGTCGTCATCCAGAACCCCGACACGCTCGCCACCTTCGCCGCGCACGTGGCACAGAAGCGACGCGCGTTCGCCGACTCGCTGCCGCCCGAACGCAAAGGTACCTTCGATCCCATTCGCATCGAAGGAATCGAAACGAGCGGCACCGGCGTCGTGGTTACCTATGACCCGACCCGCGGAGGACAACATATTCTCGGACGCGCGAGCGTCGAGGACACCGGCTTGTTCTCAGCCGTCCTTGCCATCCAAAACCTGTGGCTGGCTGCGATCTCCGAACGAATCGGAGTCGGATGGGTGTCCTTCTACGAAGAGGACTACCTGAAAGACCTGCTGGGAATCCCGGACCCGATCCGGCCGATCGCCTGGTTGTGTGTCGGCCCGGTCACCGAGTTCGCCGAGACTCCCGATCTGGAACGTTTCGGATGGCGCCATCGACGCCCACTCGTCGAGGCAGTGCACTACGAGAAGTTCGGCGGCGCGTGA
- a CDS encoding GGDEF domain-containing phosphodiesterase, whose product MKWWLYPIVASAACIGYFLAPAGTPSNVLYVGIGLSAVIAVLVGIVVNRPESRAAWCVIALGTTMWLTGDVAFFWIEHVDGQLPVPSYADAIYLLGYPLFAFGLFLLVRQGWRRGEFGHVANSVIVMIAFGLVLWVFVIPVDGVNVSTIPGMATIAYPAMDVLVLGLLVHFLGTFQWQSTSFRLLAASVAVTLATDTTMRVGSAEVPTMAPNVTVAGYVVCYVLLGTAALHPSMRYLTVPHVKRGPPGTLAASFSTPTAIVLTLAAITPGAVMAILLGRGTPVTEWGWVVVLCATVLVTLVFVRVTELLRLLRRQTDTLRAAAETDHLTGTRNRRGLEEWIDTSDGPLALLLLDIDRFKEVNDTFGHAVGDDVLRAVADRLACVVGPGGVLARLGADEFAVALALEATPSEAVAAAHGMHASLSCPISVGGATLLVEASIGIALSDRVVERTGEPTSAGDELCGARSDGLVHRSNLAMQSAKMAQPRIASYDPSMSRDSSRQLHLLSELTTAIDARELELYYQLQVNLDSMEATGVEALLRWNHPVEGIIQPDQFLPMAEHTGLIRPLANFVLSEALAHRKEWSEAGVELNVSVNISTRNLLDSTLVEQVRRSLAATGAAPENLTIEITETSSMADPPVAIASLSGLRRLGVTLAIDDYGTGYSALAYLQRLPVQQLKIDKTFVSDMARDQAHGIIVRSTIDLARTLGLTITAEGVEDAATLLELRRLSCTTAQGYFVGRPVPAHRVPDSVAESNAKLKEYTKTYER is encoded by the coding sequence GTGAAATGGTGGTTGTATCCGATAGTGGCGTCGGCCGCATGCATCGGTTACTTCTTGGCCCCGGCTGGCACCCCGTCCAATGTGCTGTATGTCGGTATCGGGTTGTCTGCGGTGATCGCCGTACTCGTAGGCATTGTGGTGAATCGCCCAGAATCCCGCGCGGCATGGTGTGTGATCGCGCTCGGCACCACGATGTGGTTGACGGGGGACGTCGCGTTCTTCTGGATCGAGCATGTCGACGGCCAACTGCCGGTCCCATCGTATGCCGACGCCATCTACCTTCTCGGCTACCCACTGTTCGCGTTCGGACTCTTCCTTCTGGTGCGTCAGGGCTGGCGACGAGGCGAGTTCGGACACGTTGCCAACAGTGTGATCGTCATGATCGCGTTCGGCCTCGTCCTGTGGGTGTTCGTCATCCCGGTCGACGGCGTCAACGTATCGACCATCCCGGGCATGGCTACCATCGCCTATCCGGCGATGGACGTTCTCGTGCTTGGGCTTCTTGTCCATTTTCTCGGCACCTTCCAATGGCAGAGCACATCGTTTCGACTTCTGGCTGCATCGGTCGCGGTCACTCTGGCTACCGACACCACGATGCGTGTCGGTTCGGCCGAGGTGCCGACGATGGCCCCGAATGTCACCGTCGCCGGGTATGTCGTCTGCTATGTCCTACTCGGAACCGCTGCCCTTCATCCGTCGATGAGATACCTGACTGTCCCGCATGTTAAGCGCGGACCTCCGGGCACTCTCGCTGCCTCGTTCAGCACACCCACCGCCATCGTTCTGACGCTGGCTGCCATCACACCGGGCGCAGTCATGGCCATTCTTCTCGGCCGCGGAACGCCCGTCACCGAATGGGGTTGGGTCGTCGTACTGTGTGCGACGGTGCTTGTCACCCTCGTGTTCGTCAGAGTTACCGAGCTACTGCGGCTGCTACGCCGACAGACAGACACTCTGCGGGCGGCTGCCGAGACCGATCATCTGACCGGAACACGTAATCGTCGGGGGTTGGAAGAGTGGATCGACACCAGTGACGGCCCCCTCGCTCTGCTGTTGCTCGACATAGATCGATTCAAGGAAGTCAACGACACTTTCGGGCACGCGGTCGGCGACGACGTGCTTCGCGCCGTCGCCGACCGACTTGCCTGCGTTGTCGGCCCCGGTGGAGTACTCGCCCGACTCGGAGCGGACGAGTTCGCCGTTGCGCTCGCCCTGGAAGCCACACCTTCCGAGGCTGTGGCCGCAGCCCACGGGATGCATGCATCGCTGTCCTGCCCCATCAGTGTCGGAGGCGCGACGTTGCTCGTGGAGGCGAGCATCGGTATTGCGCTGAGCGACCGAGTCGTCGAGAGGACCGGCGAACCTACTTCCGCAGGCGACGAACTGTGCGGTGCGCGCTCCGACGGCTTGGTCCACCGATCCAATCTGGCGATGCAATCCGCGAAAATGGCGCAACCACGTATCGCAAGCTACGACCCGTCGATGTCTCGCGACAGCAGCCGCCAATTGCATCTGCTCAGTGAGCTCACCACCGCGATCGACGCCCGCGAACTCGAGCTCTACTACCAACTTCAAGTAAATCTCGACTCGATGGAGGCCACCGGGGTCGAAGCGCTTCTCCGCTGGAACCACCCTGTCGAAGGCATCATCCAACCCGACCAGTTCCTCCCGATGGCCGAGCACACCGGACTGATCAGGCCGCTGGCCAACTTCGTCCTGAGTGAGGCATTGGCCCACCGCAAGGAGTGGAGCGAAGCAGGGGTGGAGCTCAACGTCTCGGTCAACATCTCCACACGCAATCTTCTCGACAGCACTCTCGTCGAGCAGGTTCGACGCTCACTCGCCGCAACCGGAGCCGCGCCCGAGAATTTGACCATCGAGATTACCGAAACGTCGTCGATGGCTGATCCACCTGTTGCAATCGCGTCACTGTCGGGCCTCCGCAGGCTCGGAGTCACGCTTGCTATCGACGACTACGGCACCGGTTACAGCGCACTCGCCTACCTGCAGCGGCTTCCCGTGCAGCAATTGAAGATCGACAAGACCTTCGTCAGCGACATGGCACGCGATCAGGCTCACGGCATCATCGTCAGATCCACGATCGATCTGGCCCGCACCCTCGGGCTGACGATCACGGCCGAGGGCGTAGAGGACGCCGCCACCCTGCTCGAGTTACGTAGGCTTTCTTGTACGACCGCTCAGGGATACTTTGTGGGACGCCCCGTTCCTGCACATCGGGTTCCCGATTCGGTCGCGGAGTCGAACGCCAAACTGAAGGAATATACGAAGACATATGAACGATGA
- a CDS encoding cholesterol oxidase substrate-binding domain-containing protein, giving the protein MSSLNRRKFIAAGAGALAVASVMRAAPAGAVPFGSPESTIPAPPNFPSGIPLYQQRYQNWSKEIILDAIWTCSPATPDDVVRLANWAHENSYRIRPRGAMHGWTPLTIVNGENLDRVVLVDTMVHLNGIAVDPADSDRPATVTAGAGATLEAILQQLENNGLGWVSVPAPGVLSIAGALAVDAHGAAIPAAGEIPVPGTTYGSLSNLVTALTAVVWDGDAYALRSFDRSDPEITPLLAHLGRVFLTSVTLMAGANPRMRCQSYTDIGWRELFGEASAPGRTFESFLNQTGRVEAIWYPFTENPWLKVWSICPEKPLTAREVTGPYNYIFSDNLPELASDLIGQLTAGITSIAPAFGQFFYTATVGGLAATGSSDLWGWAKNVQFYIKPSTLLLTEGGGAVITKRSNVARVIHDFTVWFEQRVSYYQSIGQFPINGPVEIRCCGMDAESDLLVDSAGPPTISAMRPRPDHPDWDTAIWLNVLGVPGTPGMFAFYREMEQWMRSHYTGDWATFRPEWSKGWAFSTELPYKDADVIENIIPATYREGVPANENWDTARATYNDLDPHRIYSNSFIDQLLP; this is encoded by the coding sequence ATGTCCAGTCTGAATCGCCGAAAATTCATCGCCGCAGGCGCGGGCGCACTTGCGGTGGCATCCGTGATGCGCGCTGCCCCGGCTGGTGCCGTGCCTTTCGGCAGTCCTGAAAGCACCATCCCGGCACCCCCGAACTTTCCGTCGGGGATTCCGCTCTACCAGCAGCGCTATCAGAACTGGTCGAAGGAGATCATTCTCGACGCCATCTGGACCTGCTCACCGGCCACACCGGACGATGTTGTCCGACTGGCGAACTGGGCCCACGAGAACTCGTATCGCATCAGGCCGCGGGGCGCGATGCACGGGTGGACACCGTTGACGATCGTCAACGGCGAAAATCTCGATCGCGTCGTGCTGGTCGATACGATGGTTCATCTGAACGGGATTGCGGTCGACCCCGCAGATTCGGATCGTCCCGCAACGGTGACCGCCGGCGCCGGCGCGACCCTGGAAGCAATCCTTCAGCAACTCGAGAACAACGGTCTCGGCTGGGTCAGTGTGCCCGCGCCAGGGGTGCTGTCCATCGCAGGTGCGCTGGCCGTCGATGCCCACGGTGCTGCGATTCCGGCTGCAGGGGAGATCCCGGTACCCGGCACCACGTACGGTTCGTTGAGCAATCTGGTGACCGCACTCACCGCCGTGGTCTGGGACGGTGACGCCTATGCTTTGCGCTCTTTCGATCGTTCCGACCCGGAGATCACGCCACTGCTGGCACACCTGGGTCGTGTGTTCCTGACCTCGGTCACGCTGATGGCCGGTGCCAATCCGCGTATGCGCTGCCAGAGTTATACCGACATCGGTTGGCGCGAACTGTTCGGCGAAGCAAGTGCACCGGGACGGACGTTCGAGAGCTTTCTGAATCAAACCGGTCGTGTCGAGGCCATCTGGTATCCGTTCACCGAGAACCCCTGGCTGAAAGTGTGGTCGATCTGCCCCGAAAAGCCTTTGACTGCACGCGAGGTGACCGGCCCGTACAACTACATCTTCTCCGATAATCTGCCCGAGCTCGCGTCTGACCTGATCGGACAGCTGACTGCCGGAATAACCTCCATCGCACCGGCTTTCGGACAGTTCTTCTACACCGCCACCGTCGGTGGATTGGCTGCGACAGGTTCGAGCGACTTGTGGGGATGGGCGAAGAACGTCCAGTTCTACATCAAGCCCAGCACTCTCCTGTTGACCGAAGGCGGCGGCGCGGTCATCACCAAGCGGAGCAACGTTGCACGGGTTATTCACGACTTCACCGTCTGGTTCGAACAGCGGGTGTCCTACTACCAGTCGATCGGGCAGTTCCCGATCAACGGCCCTGTCGAAATCCGCTGCTGTGGAATGGACGCGGAGTCGGACCTCCTCGTCGATTCTGCCGGGCCGCCGACGATCTCGGCGATGCGTCCGCGACCCGATCATCCCGACTGGGACACCGCGATATGGCTCAACGTGCTCGGCGTCCCCGGCACCCCGGGCATGTTCGCGTTCTATCGCGAGATGGAACAGTGGATGCGCTCGCATTACACGGGCGACTGGGCGACCTTCCGTCCCGAATGGTCCAAAGGATGGGCGTTCAGCACCGAACTGCCATACAAGGATGCCGACGTGATCGAGAACATCATCCCCGCGACCTACCGCGAGGGTGTTCCCGCAAATGAGAATTGGGACACCGCCCGGGCGACCTACAACGATCTCGATCCACACCGGATCTACTCGAATTCGTTCATCGATCAATTGCTTCCCTGA
- a CDS encoding MaoC/PaaZ C-terminal domain-containing protein: MSIDPDLAIGAELPAEEFSWTANDVQTFHLAIGAGGSPTDPRELRYLDDAKPQVLPTFATVAATFHEVEAPRVRFPGVDIDLAKVVHGSQGVTVSGPIPAVGQARTITRITDIWDKGSAAVIVQEKITTSLDGTELWRARSSIFARGEGGFGGERGPSNKTVLPERAPDAETSIAILPQQALMYRMCGDRNPLHSDPKFASAAGFPNPILHGLCTYSMVCKAVTDTVLDGNADAIGSFDARFAGVVYPGETLTCRIWLEGGRYLISVTVPARENAPALADVILTTL, translated from the coding sequence GTGAGCATCGATCCCGATCTCGCGATCGGCGCCGAGCTACCGGCGGAAGAGTTTTCATGGACTGCGAACGACGTGCAGACCTTTCATCTGGCGATCGGGGCCGGCGGGTCCCCCACCGACCCTCGCGAGCTTCGCTACCTGGACGACGCCAAACCACAGGTACTCCCGACCTTCGCGACAGTGGCAGCCACCTTCCACGAGGTCGAAGCACCCAGGGTTCGGTTCCCCGGTGTCGACATCGACCTCGCCAAGGTTGTGCACGGCAGCCAGGGGGTGACCGTCTCCGGTCCCATTCCTGCTGTCGGACAGGCTCGGACGATCACTCGCATCACCGATATCTGGGACAAGGGCAGCGCAGCGGTCATAGTCCAGGAGAAGATCACCACCTCGCTCGACGGCACGGAATTGTGGCGGGCGCGGTCATCGATCTTCGCCCGCGGTGAAGGCGGCTTCGGGGGCGAAAGAGGACCGTCCAACAAAACCGTCCTACCCGAACGGGCGCCGGACGCCGAAACTTCGATAGCGATTCTGCCGCAGCAGGCGTTGATGTACCGCATGTGCGGCGATCGCAATCCACTGCACTCGGATCCCAAGTTCGCCTCCGCTGCAGGGTTTCCCAACCCGATTCTCCACGGACTGTGCACATACTCGATGGTGTGCAAGGCCGTCACCGACACTGTCCTCGACGGTAATGCCGACGCAATCGGCAGTTTCGACGCCAGGTTCGCAGGCGTCGTCTACCCTGGCGAGACCTTGACCTGCCGTATCTGGCTCGAAGGCGGTAGATATCTGATCAGCGTCACCGTTCCCGCACGAGAGAACGCTCCGGCCCTCGCCGATGTCATATTGACAACCCTCTAG
- the kstD gene encoding 3-oxosteroid 1-dehydrogenase — translation MNKQEYDIVVVGSGAGGMTAALTAAHRGLSVVVIEKAAKFGGSTARSGGGVWVPNNEVLERDGVDDTPEAARDYLHAIIGDVVSKERIDTYLERGPEMLSFVLKNSPLKMQWVPGYSDYYPEAPGGRVGGRSVEPTPFDSTCLGSEVKNLEPDYGKAPLNVVITQADYRAINLLRRHPSGLARVMRVGMRWMGAKLTGKHLLGRGQALSAGLRAGLLDANVPVLLETPMTDFHVEDGRVVGVVVAGSGSVIRAKLGVVLASGGFEHNAEMRKKYQRQPIGTEWTVGAAANTGDGITAGQKLGAAVDLMDDAWWGPSIPLTGGPWFCIAERTLPGGIMVNTAGKRFLNEAAPYVEAVHMMYGGEYGIGEGPGENIPTWMIIDQRYRDRYIFAGLTPKKRFPSRWLESGVVVKAGTVAELAEKTGMPVEQLTATVERFNGFARSGVDEDFHRGDSGYDKYYGDRTNKPNPSLGVIDKPPYYAVKMVPGDLGTKGGLVTDADARVLREDGSVIEGLYAIGNASAPVMGHTYAGPGATIGPAMTFGYLAVLDMARRASQ, via the coding sequence ATGAACAAGCAGGAATACGACATCGTCGTGGTCGGTAGCGGCGCGGGCGGAATGACGGCTGCGCTCACCGCGGCACATCGGGGACTCAGCGTCGTCGTCATCGAGAAGGCAGCAAAGTTCGGCGGATCCACCGCCCGGTCGGGTGGCGGGGTGTGGGTCCCTAACAACGAAGTACTCGAACGAGACGGCGTCGACGACACCCCGGAGGCCGCGCGCGACTACTTGCACGCGATCATCGGCGACGTCGTGTCGAAAGAACGCATCGACACCTATCTCGAGCGCGGACCCGAGATGCTGAGCTTCGTGCTGAAGAACTCACCGCTGAAAATGCAGTGGGTTCCGGGATACTCGGACTACTACCCGGAGGCACCCGGCGGACGGGTCGGCGGACGATCGGTGGAACCGACGCCGTTCGACTCGACCTGTTTGGGGTCCGAGGTGAAGAATCTCGAACCCGACTACGGCAAGGCACCGCTCAACGTGGTGATCACTCAAGCGGACTACCGTGCGATCAACCTTCTGCGACGCCACCCGAGTGGACTGGCCCGCGTGATGCGCGTCGGCATGCGCTGGATGGGAGCCAAGCTCACCGGCAAGCATCTACTCGGCCGCGGCCAAGCGCTGTCCGCCGGATTGCGCGCCGGCCTCCTCGACGCCAACGTGCCGGTGCTCCTCGAGACTCCCATGACGGATTTCCACGTCGAGGACGGCCGTGTAGTGGGCGTCGTCGTGGCCGGTTCCGGCTCGGTCATCAGAGCCAAACTGGGCGTCGTGCTGGCGTCGGGCGGTTTCGAGCACAACGCGGAAATGCGTAAGAAGTACCAGCGTCAGCCGATCGGGACCGAATGGACAGTCGGCGCCGCGGCGAACACCGGCGACGGCATCACGGCAGGCCAAAAGCTGGGCGCAGCAGTGGATTTGATGGACGACGCCTGGTGGGGGCCGTCCATTCCACTCACCGGTGGCCCGTGGTTCTGTATCGCCGAGCGCACGCTGCCCGGCGGCATCATGGTCAATACCGCAGGAAAGCGGTTCCTCAACGAGGCGGCACCGTACGTCGAGGCCGTGCACATGATGTACGGCGGCGAGTACGGCATCGGTGAGGGTCCCGGCGAGAACATCCCGACGTGGATGATCATCGACCAGCGCTACCGCGATCGCTATATCTTCGCGGGACTGACGCCGAAGAAGCGGTTCCCGTCTCGCTGGTTGGAGTCCGGCGTCGTGGTCAAGGCCGGCACCGTTGCCGAACTGGCCGAGAAGACCGGAATGCCGGTCGAGCAGCTCACCGCGACCGTCGAGCGTTTCAACGGTTTCGCCCGCAGCGGAGTCGACGAGGACTTCCATCGCGGCGACAGCGGTTACGACAAGTACTACGGAGACCGGACCAACAAGCCGAACCCGAGTCTCGGCGTGATCGACAAGCCGCCCTACTACGCCGTCAAGATGGTGCCGGGCGATCTGGGCACCAAGGGCGGACTCGTCACCGACGCCGATGCACGAGTACTACGCGAGGACGGAAGCGTCATCGAAGGCTTGTATGCAATCGGCAACGCCAGCGCGCCGGTCATGGGCCACACCTACGCAGGTCCTGGCGCAACCATCGGACCCGCGATGACCTTCGGCTACCTGGCTGTTCTCGACATGGCGCGCAGGGCGTCACAGTGA